The Bos indicus x Bos taurus breed Angus x Brahman F1 hybrid chromosome 10, Bos_hybrid_MaternalHap_v2.0, whole genome shotgun sequence genome has a segment encoding these proteins:
- the LOC113899469 gene encoding olfactory receptor 4F3/4F16/4F29-like, producing MDGANQSVVSEFLFLGLTNSWEIQLLLFVFSSTFFMASMMGNSLIILTVTCDPHLHSPMYFLLANLSFIDMGVSSVTSPKMIYDLFRKRKVISFSGCITQIFFIHVIGGVEVVLLIAMAFDRYVAICKPLHYLTIMSPRLCISFLVAAWMVGLIHSTVQLVFVVNLPFCGPNMLDSFYCDLPRLIKLACIDINQLESMVTANSGFISIGSFFILIISYIVIILTVQKHSSTGSSKALSTLSAHITVVVLFFGPLIFVYTWPSPSIHLDKFLAIFDAVLTPFLNPVIYTLRNQEMKVAMRRVCRQLVSYRKIS from the coding sequence ATGGATGGAGCAAACCAGTCTGTGGTATCAGAGTTTCTGTTCCTGGGACTCACCAACTCCTGGGAAATACAACTTCTCCTCTTTGTGTTCTCCTCCACATTTTTCATGGCAAGCATGATGGGAAACTCCCTCATTATTCTCACTGTGACTTGTGACCCTCACTTACACTCTCCCATGTACTTTCTGTTGGCCAACCTCTCCTTCATTGACATGGGTGTTTCTTCTGTCACGTCTCCCAAGATGATTTATGATCTTTTCAGGAAACGTAAAGTCATCTCCTTTAGTGGCTGCATCACTCAGATCTTTTTCATCCACGTCATTGGTGGTGTGGAGGTGGTGCTGCTCATTGCCATGGCCTTTGACAGGTACGTTGCCATATGTAAGCCTCTCCATTATCTGACCATCATGAGCCCACGACTATGCATCTCCTTTTTAGTGGCTGCCTGGATGGTCGGCCTCATCCACTCCACAGTTCAACTGGTTTTTGTGGTAAACTTACCCTTCTGTGGACCTAATATGTTGGACAGCTTTTACTGTGATCTTCCTCGGTTGATCAAACTTGCGTGCATAGACATAAACCAACTAGAGTCCATGGTCACAGCCAACAGTGGATTCATCTCTATTGGCTCCTTCTTCATTCTGATCATCTCCTATATCGTCATCATTCTCACTGTTCAGAAACACTCTTCAACAGGTTCATCCAAGGCTCTGTCCACACTTTCAGCTCACATCACTGTAGTAGTCTTGTTCTTTGGTCCTTTGATATTTGTCTACACGTGGCCATCTCCCTCTATACACCTGGATAAGTTTCTGGCCATCTTTGATGCAGTTCTCACTCCTTTCCTGAATCCAGTCATTTACACACTCAGGAATCAAGAAATGAAGGTTGCAATGAGGAGGGTATGCAGACAGTTAGTGAGTTATAGAAAGATTTCTTAA